From Polaribacter haliotis:
CAGCTAAAATTTCAGCAGCTAAACGCTGCGCCATTGTTTTTTCGTTTCTCTTTCGAGTATACAAAATCATCCATTTAATAGCCATAGACACCTTACGATCTGGTCTAATTTGCATTGGAATTTGAAATGTTGCTCCACCAACACGACGAGATCTTACTTCTACGTGAGGCATTACATTAGACAAACCATCTTTCCAAATTTCTAAAGCCGATTTCTCTTCGTCTTCTCCTTTTCTTTCTTCTACGATCTCTAAAGCATCGTAAAACACTTTGAACGCTACTGACTTCTTACCACTCCACATTAAGTTATTAACGAAACGAGTTACTAACT
This genomic window contains:
- the rpsG gene encoding 30S ribosomal protein S7, with protein sequence MRKRAAKKRVLLPDPKFNDQLVTRFVNNLMWSGKKSVAFKVFYDALEIVEERKGEDEEKSALEIWKDGLSNVMPHVEVRSRRVGGATFQIPMQIRPDRKVSMAIKWMILYTRKRNEKTMAQRLAAEILAAAKEEGAAVKKRTDTHKMAEANKAFSHFRF